From the Xenopus laevis strain J_2021 chromosome 7L, Xenopus_laevis_v10.1, whole genome shotgun sequence genome, the window cacagacgcaaagatccgatcgtaaaAATCAATGTaggatcggactttcccatctccagacctgccactaaccattaaaAATATAGTAGTTAAAgaaacagatcagctgatgttctgcccctgacagcaatcgtatgatagacaaagctaatgacagtctcccactgaaaatcatacgatcatacgatcggcaatacacacagagatattatcggcagccgtcagaaattttctaacctgaccgattgacaaacgaccgatctccgacggacgaaaactgtcgggactctccacacacgttccgaaaatcgtacgaatcctcgattcgtacaatgagatctttgcgtctatggccagcttaagtcttgcTGTGACTTCAGAGCATAACTAAACCTACTAGATTTTAATAGCCGTGAGCTTACAGACCCCTCTGCACTCAAACTGGGTGAGACTGGTAGGCTCCAGCGACCTAGCAAGTAGGGTGCCCAACtcagggggctgccatatttgtgcagcagtagtctgttagcattagaaaatctAACCGACAGGTTAGGAAGggatagtcaggttggcaaaacagtctggtttaggaacttaaagtgacaattacttacaaaagcagaactatcagtgaaaaacgatcaacatgacctacaggtaacttttaatatagattaatattttgaaaagaaattttttagtgtcaatagcattttaaaatggcaaatccTTTTGGAGGAAACAATGCAAACAATGCAGCAAACCTGCTCTTTTGTCACCTACTTCATTGTGTAACTAATATGTCTTATTATCTCAACTGCCCTATTTCCAACTTCACTGGCCCCTACCAGTACAATGTTAAAAAGCAGTCTACACACAACCCAGGTACACTAATCCTGGAACCAGGTGCTTTCAGCTGCTATTGTATAGCAGTATGGCAGACCTTTGGAGCACTATAAAGAAATAGTTATAATAATAGTAGCATCCTTTCAAGTGGATCAGGGAAACACAACACTGCCGTATCACGCCCAGCTATCTGCTTTTCTGGTTAGCAGTGGAAATCGATAGCCCCTGGTGGGGAAGGTTGAAAGCAGAGCTGGCTGCACATAACCTACAATAAATCAATTTGTTGCCATGGTGAAAAGGAATTTTCAAGGAAGGAGGGAAGAGAGGGTATAGGATATAAAGGAAACACGCCACCACAACAAGACCAGACAGCATGGTTTTATATACAAGCAGAAATAAACAACTTAAGCACACAAAGCATTTAAAGGGTAATGGACTTCAGAATGTAGTAGAAGGTAGTTTTCCCTTTAGGCCAGCAATCCCATAGTCCATCTGATGTTCTATCAACAGCCTCAAGCACATGCTCAAATTTAAGATCCACAGTTCTTAGTGACCACACTAAACTTCATGCTGAATTACAAAGGGTTACAGTCAAAGGCTGCTAAATCACATGGGGCTTGCCAACTAGATCACTGAACTCACAACCCAATGGAATATTTTTCACTGACTACTTCTGTGGTTCCAAAACACCTTTatcttttgaatgtggctctcaaCCACTTCTACCTTTTAATATTGCTCTTGGGCCACATAATGttagggacccctgctttaggagCAGGTACACGTAGAATTTTGTGGTGCATTCACTTAAACAAGCAGATATTTGCCCATTTGGCCAACAAGGTAGGCTATCTAATCTTTTGGCTccgagttaaaggggttgttcacctttatattaacttttagtatgttctagaatggccaattctaagcaacttttcaattgatcttcattttttccttttaagagttttaaattaattgccttcttcttctgactcttaacagctttcaaacgggggtcacttaccccatcaaacacaaatgctctgtaaggctacacatgtattgttattgctactttttattactcctctttctattcaggcctctcctattcataacccagtctcattcaaaccaatgcatggttgcaagtgTAATTTGggctagtaaccagatggctgaaaatgcaaaccagaaagctgctgaataaaaagctaaataacgcaaaaacaaataaaaatggactAGATTGCAAGGATAGCACTACATACGCAGTCCTCACTTAACAGGATTTTCACGTGAGCCAGATTTGACATAAATCAACGAGGCCACTGCTTTGGCCTTATACAACGGCCAATaagtaaataaaagtggcccGGCTAGCAAACAACTTAATGCTATACATATAACAAGCAAACTATATGAATTTGCACCAATAAAATCGTAAAGCAGCTACAAGGAATTCGATAGCTTGATAAGCCGATAGATTTAGGAACAGTTAAGTATAGTGTTCAAGGTGAATTTATAGTTTTCTACTTCCAATATGTGGAAAGAAGTATGTCAGCTTAAAAAACGGATATTTATAGTGCTTAAGATATTATTTATGCAACTTTATCTCACAGGTCGAACCAAATAAGGTCATGTCAAAAAGGggttatattttcccttaaaacggggttgttcaccttccaaacacttttttcagttcagttgttctcACATTGTTacccataaacaaagacttttatcaattccttttcatattttattttctaccattgtcccaaaatctaagtttaaaggtaaacttactttaaaactaagtaagccttattagaaaggtccttctaaatataccaataaacccccaaagtagtgctgctctgagtcccctgtcaaaagaaacactgcatttctttccttctattgtgtacacatgggtttctgtatcagacttcctgccttcatcttaaacctaattgccctgggcgtgagcatgttcagtttgctcctctcccttctctgctgtaatctgagcccagagcagggagagactcaggcaggaagtgatgtcacaccatgttaatacagcagctcctatcctaaacaaacagagagtttctagagctttttactcaggtatggtaaaacattctacagaataaatatagcattatagcttgcattattgcagctaatctattggcaataaaatgcctccgtagtttccttctcctttaatgtttggttctctggtgtttcagtctggcagctcagtgatccaggagcagattctgaaatgtaacaatgttacatttaattgatacaattcATTGATATATTTCTTGGCAGTGTCtgttattagcaactattgtatcaattctaacagcaacCTTTAATCAAACTCAGGGAGTCTGGTCAGCAAGgctaaagataaatgtatcaattaaatgtatcaatttacaacagTTAGTTAAATAGTCGGCGACCCTACcccccacagctgctttagaaggtgaaaaacaaaccttacactttaatattagaaaaaatggtcacataaaggaaatagaaagtaattggaaaaagtctttaattatagtgaactgtctgaaaccaactgaactgaaaaaagtgtttgaaggtgaacaatatGTAAATTCGACTTAAGGCATCTCCTAATTACGGATatgttaattaatgttttaaccTTGTGCCATTTTGTGGTTCTTTTGTACAGTAATTCATTCAGCTTCCTGCAGAAaccctaatatccttataaatgtggAAAACTTTTCACTTTTGCATTGTCAGACTATAAAGGAGAATATGTGATCTCCTCTTCGAAGGCAGAAATTCATCTTAAGGAAATCAAAGCCTGGATTTCACCACAAGCTCCCTCTGTGTAATCAGAGACAGGGTTCGGTAGTGCTGATGATTGGCAGAAAAGCCTTTACAATGCAGAAGACTGGCTGTGGGTGGCATAAAGCGATATCAGAGACCAGGCAAGAGAGTATTACTGCTCAAATCCCCAAGAGGCTGCTTgagaaaagtcagaatctcatCTGTGTAAGTATGTGTAACCTTTATGTctctcttggaaaaaaaaaaaaagaaacccagaAAGCTTAGAATCCCAAGCATCACTCTAACCTCAGTAGGCTAAATATGTTATTTGTATTAAGCTTAGCCTCATGCAGAGAGAAAGGCTGTGATGCTGTGGAGTGCAGGGCAGGTAATGACACATGATGTTGCAGCCagtaatttattttctctttgcaaaaggctgcttctaaacattttccCAACCTAAATTGCATGTTGTTTTAAACTcggtttattttttctatattgctTCAGAAATTACATTGAAtgaagatttataaaaaaaagcattctcCAACATTTGTCAATTACTGCAAGACAGACCTCTGCAGGTTTGTATAGATTTTGTGGTATGCAACTGTAAATGCGCCTTTATGAGATCACTTTACAGCCTGTTAGCAATAAATCAATGCACAACACCCAGTTAATTAATCTTTTCATCATTGCTGCCCCATATACATTATGCAAATTGAGATTTCCTTACCTCCAGGTTTGTAGACCACGTCATTTTCTGTGACAAATGATGTAATTTCCCCATTAGTGGCCCTTTCATATCGCGATTTCTTCTTTGgcaactttttcttatttttcttgccAGCCTCCTCTGCCGTTGTGCCATTATTTTCATTGTCGTCATCTTCACTATGGTCGCTCTCTGCATAGTTCTTGGCACCCCCTTCTAGCGTGCAACTGCGTCGCGGCCTTGAGTTCTCCCCATCACGGTTCTTGTCccgtttttctctctctctgtcccgaTCCCGGTCCTTGTCTTTATCCTTTTCTTTGTCGGCAGTCATGATTCGCCACGTGCCTTCTTCTGTCCTCTCACGGCTTGGCCTCCGTGAAAGGTAGACAGTGAGCCTGGGCTTCAGTCTTCTGAATTTGTCACTCGATTCCAGGAAAAATTGGACCACTCCAGCAACCCCAGTGCTTCAAAAAGCTCTGTTAAAACGAAGTAATGATAGTTAGCTTTCACTTTCCGAAACAGAAAATATCATAATGTAGATGTACATTCCTACACAGTAGCAGCTGCTTGAACAAGCTTGGGAACAACTTAGCACAAACTAAATGACCTACACGGACAGATAATGGGTAAACCGATTTCGATTTCAGATTTAGTTTGAGTTTATGTGatgtatttgtatgttttattaatgtttcataTTTGAAAGGTACTCCAAAAACTTAATTCACAGGTTAAGCACTGAATATGTATTAAGTTCTGGGATGGCCTGGCTAGTTGTTAGCAGCTAGTCGTTTTTTTTCGGTAAGGAAATGGGATTTGTTGAAAGATACTAAACAGTGATTTCACTGTAGTATAGATTGACTGTTTTTATTGTAGTAAATAAGATGGCTGTCTTTTTGGCATGAAAAGTAAAATGTGAATTTGGTTGCTAGACAAACATATCCCATATCCCCAGTATTATACAAGGAGAAACGCACTACCTATATGTAACAATGTTTAGGTTAAGACAAACATTGATAATACtggttacattttctttcattacacaaaaaacatttttctgtgtACAGTAGTTGTACTGTACATGTTTGTATTCACTCGAGGAGCCATATTGCTTCGCTCCATTAAGGCATTCCCCGAGGACAGAATTAGAACCACTATCTACAACCACTTAATGGCATGTTATACTGTATTCTAGCAGCTTAGCAATATGGATACTAAAAAGCATATGTACAAAAGCAAATATGGAGAAAACTGCCATTTGCACATGATCTATGCTGTCGTATATTTCTCCCTCATTAAGTGAAGGCAAAAAtcaatcgaaaaaaaaaaaatagccacggtatataaacatatatgacAAAACGCAGAAATGCGAATCAATCCTCGTGTCAACACATTGTGACACTGCACTCGAACAAGTGAGAACAAACTGGTTTGTGTGTGACCGCTCCATCAGGTGAGCTGTTGGGAGGCATAACCACGGCTTGATGATAGGATCCTTGCTAAATGTAAATGAAGCAGGTCAACAAGCGATCTGCCTGTAGGCGCTTTCCTGAAACTGAATCACAATGCAAACATTTGCACTGGTTTGTTCACTTCTTATATAAACACGGCTTCCTTTCATCCCTCCCTCCTTCCTGCTGCAGAGCAAATGAAGCTAACCAGATCCCCAGCCTTCAGCATTGCTAAGATTTCCAGAGCAGATATGCTGACATCTTTGCAACAGGAGAGGCTGAGCAATAAAACCACCCATACGCCAAACAAAGACAGGCAATATAACTAGTGGCCTAGCTTTGCTCCAATAGATCAGGTTTCATTTTACTCTGTCTTGGCAAgggcttttaaaaaatgatgagcGGATCAGACACAGTGCTAACCATAACAAtgcatctatttatttttatccaaTACCCCCCACAGCAGAACAGTCCCTGCAGTACCGACAATGGGGCTCCAGGGCTGCTGATGGGGAAAGAGCACAATCGGTGAGCAGAGACAGGATCAAGTATTAAGCACCTTATTAGGATTAAACCTCAGTGATCCTAGaggaaatgctctgtgaattaaTCCTTTATTGCTTTCACAGATTCATATCTCCTCCAGTCCCTGAACACTTTGTTCTTCCACAATGTCAGCTAACAGAGCCTGAACATAGCAGTGCCTGGGCTGATTTTCCTCCCCATTGACAGCAGAAAGATAAAATTGTTAACTACTGCCTTTTTCACTGTGTGCAAAAAGAACAGGTCTCTGCTCTGCGGGGTATCTCTTACTAAACACACACTTCTTTGCCCTGCCAGACAAAAAGCTAAATGGATCTAACACAAACCAGGCAAAggctgcactaaaaaaaaaaacaaaaaacctggaAATTGTGGAAAGGCAGCACTACCTTCCACAGCAAACTGGATAGTCTTAACAGAAGAAAATTCATGTAAATGgccattatgtaaaatatatatatatatatatatatatatatatatatatatatatatatatatatatatatatatatatatatatccacatttTAAAACACTAATAGTTTTTACACATACTTATGCAATACATTGCATAGAGCTGCTACATACCTACCCTATGGAAGGTAAAGTCAGTCAAACCCCACCCTTATGTCACCCGAAAGGAAAGCAACTGATTAGATTGTACCTGCACCAGTAATTTATGGGTGTGGAGTAGGAACATAGGGGATTTAGTGGACAAAGACAATTTAATGAATAGAGGTGGGGTACATATTAACTTTGCAGATGCCTTCTGGTCTAAAGAGCACCTAAAACCCTCTTGGATTTGCATCTCATTTGAGCAAATGTCACCATCAAGTAGGGAAGATACAACCCTAAACACAGAAAGGAGAGGGGGAAGGATTAAACAGGAGCAGTCATGAAAATGATTGAGCAGGAGACCTATTCACCCACTGAGAATCTATAGACTGTAATGATAAAAAGGAAATTCACCAAACCATAATAGGGAGGGGGGAGACCAGAGTGCAAAACTAACATACACAAAGCTATTGCATAATGTGTATTTGTTAAATTGATTGTTCATGGATCACTATGTTAGCACTGTAAGAATTATTTTGCATGGATTTCTAACCTTATTAAAAGCAAAGAGAGGCTAAAAAGGGAAACATGGTTCCCAAAGTCATCTTTTAAGGCAACCTTAAGGATAAGGCAACTATTAGTGCAAGGAAAGATTTGGCAATTTCAAACAAACTGACTGGCATAGGCACATGGCCAAAGAACAGAACCTGGAAAGCTTACCCCTCCTAAACGCATTCACCATATAGAGTACTGCCGGCACCTATCAGGAAATGTGTTAACGAACGTGCCCCCAACAACTCCATCGGCCAGGACCAGTGATGACTTTAGATAAATGAagcaactgaaaagctgcttagatttggccattctataacatactacaagttaactgaAAGGGGAACCCACCCTTTAAAACGTTCTCAGACATGGGTGAGGGAGGGGTAAATAACCTTACACAATGCACAGGGGAGGGGTAAATAACCTTATAAAAAGGAATGGGGAGGGGTAAATAACCTTATAAAAAGGAATGGGGGAGGGGGTAAATAAACTTACAAAATGCATGGGGGGGGTACATTACCTTACAAAATGCATGGGGGGGGGAGGATACGGATATAAAAACAAATCTAGATCAGTCAGTTTGTTTCTAATGAGGAATACAGAAGAGACTGATATGACCAAGAGAAGATAGAATACAGAAACATGACAGATACTAGGGACAAGGCCTGCTGTGAGTGACATGATAAATATTCCTATTATTCCCACCCACATAGCACTGTAGACAGTGGGAAATTTAAATATCTTCCCTCCTTAAAAAAGCTGTAAATGAGAAGCAGTGAGTGGGGGAAACGTGAGGTTAAAGAACAGAGTGAGAAGATTTGTTTCAGAGAAGCCACGCAGGGAACACTCAGCACTACCTGGCACCTTCTGACACTGTATCATTGTATAGTACAAGCAGAACATAAACAAGTCAACCATCAGGATCTTATCCTGCCTGAAATTCCACACAGTTTCTTTACTTGCCTCCTCCCCTCACCTGATAGAACAGATTAACAAGGCCTGGATGTGCTTCAATGCCTCTGCAAATGCACAATGTGCAAATCTGCTCCACAGCACAGTAATGGAAACACACATGTGGTTACAATACTACCTCATCTTCCACAATGTCCCAAATATATAATGTCCCCTATTAAAGGGCCTGACAAAGAGAGCGTCTTCCACTAGAGGCAAATGCCTTAATATAGTTATTCCATTTCAGGCTTCCATAGCTTTGCCTGCGTGCGGTTTTACATAAGTCTGTGGAAAAGAGTTCCTTCCAAGCAAAATTTGTAGAAGGAATTCAATAACCAAATGCAAGTGATAAAGCAATCAGTACCATATGTAAAACTGCTGTACCTTCTGAGGAAAGCCATTTCCCACAAATGTCAAGCGTCTTGTGTTAATTAGCTGAAAGAGCTCTACATCTCCATGATATGAGGTTACAGGTACTTAACTTACAGGCTGGGCTAAAGAAAACATAggaatatttattcattttatgccattaagggtaaggtcacacttggtgttttggggagatttagatTTCGCCTGACTACTAATctcccgaaacgcccagtgtgacctttcCCTAAGATGGCATATCAAGCACAATGAACTGGCCAACAACCTTACCCGGGATTTGTTTTGGGGAAAAGGATTCCCATGGATTTTGGTAGGAGACAAAAACAGATAATATGCAAATCCTCTTGAAAAGTTAAGTCAACAAACCCATATTCAAAGATATTAGGCTTAAAAGTGCCATGACCTATGCATGCTAATATTTCCTGTTTTACACATGTAGACAGACTTTTGGACCGATATTGCTCCTACCAGCATTAGAggacatacccccatatgtaattaatggcgctacgtttgcccaggagcaaccaataggtttgcttttaaacaggtgaccaataaatgctacctgctgattggctgatatgAGTTATTGCCTCtgggcctttaaaggagaatacaacctttaactaataaaaaaaaacaaaaaaaaccctgcccccctAACCTACGTGGATCCCGCACCCTCCTCCGCCCTAGCCTAGCTGCCAAACCGGAGAAattcccctaactttttacttattcTGTGGTACAGATTCAgagatcgcagttcacggcagccttTTTCAGGGTCTTGGGGGGGGTAGATGTTTTTTCCGTTAAGGGttgaattacttttttaaaaaagcgtGGTCAAGagtaaatacaccaataaaaacACACGCTCATGATAACGTGCGTTTTTCAGccagtagttttcttttcccaacatgcatttctgttttttctcattccccacaattTTGCTCGGAAGAACTTATGTGGAAAACAAAGCCAAGTGAAAAAGCAACTCATGTAAAATGTAGCACGATTGAACGTCAATAGGCAAcataattacgtcaccagcatacaatggcaaaaaatatgtatatgggTAATTCATCCTGCAAGAGTTTGGCCACCATATTGAAAATATGCTGAGtgtttcagcaaagtgtatttccaaacctgtggATCCCAGAGAGCTCaataatatggtgtttccttggcatttctgctgaaaaacacaaataatggtGTCTAGTGGCGGATGTTGGCTCGCAAACTCccagtgggaattgctatagtgaaTATTCTATTCTTAATTTTGTGCGTATTTACGATCGAATATGtggttttaaaaatgcaacataaataCATAACGTATGGCCTCGCCCtaaggctgagggcacacaggctgaaggctgttgtcagcctgcgtatttttggaggctgagagaagcagatctgctcagggCCCAATGTGCACTAATTTTAGGTTAGCCCAAATACGTGAAAGGAGGCATTTCcgggctgacctcagcttcaaTTCCGCTGCGTGTGACCGAACGCAAATATATTGTGTAACTCATTTCTGCACCAGCTAAAGGATTACACCAGAAAGCAATATTATGTTAGTGCAATGGCATATTTTTCTCCAAACCTGAAACGCATATGAGTTGCGTAAATGGAATGAATATGGGGCTCCAGCGTATAGAAGAACCAGACGTAGGGAGGCTGGCCTAGAATCCCAATGAAATGAAAGCAGGTAGTACAAAGTTGTGTTTAAAAACAGAACTAGGTGCTTCTAGCAACCCtcacatatatatgtaaaaagtgTTATTTAATAGAGGTtcaaaaattgtattattataacaCATTGCTGTTTACAGTAAATATACCAGTATTTCTATACCAGTATTTTTGAAACACTACAAGGGCTAAACAGAGTGTACACAATTGGAATCTGTAAATGATCCAACCTGAAAAGCACTGAACATgctgtgtgttaaaaaaaaaacaaaaaacaaagactaCAGCGATTTCTAAATCTGTTGCAGATTTATGCTGCAAATTGCAGACCTTGCAGCACTGTCATCTTTGCTCCTGCATTTATATCAATACAAATATTGCACTGTACAAGTCTATCAATTTAAACAAGGGTGTTCCCTCTACTCTccacaatgaaaacatttttggtaaCCAGGTGCTATTTTAACAGTTCCACAAATATTTTACCACCCGCTGTCTAAACACTGTCCCCTGGAAAGTGGGAACCacaacataattaaaaaataaaaaaaaaacacctggcaGTGAAAAGTACAGTTTTTGTTTCAACTACGTAGAGTAAACATGCTTTGTCTCtcaaattagctcaaaattataGAGCTGTAGGACAACCTTGTTATAAAGCCCAACAGAAGTCTGTGGGTGGGTGCAGAAAAATCTAAATGCTTTGAAATAAGGCAAAAGACAGGAAACCTTTGCACTCAAAATATTTCAGAACTTCCAACAGCTCAAACAGTGACATGATTTTTAAGTTTGCAATTATACATAACTAATGTAGGAAGACAGGTCAGGTCCAAACCATCTTCCAGCTTCCCGGCTCTACAgaatttatattacaggtatgggacctgtaatccagaattctTGGAGCCTGGGGTTTTATAGATcgtataatttggatcttcataccttaaaggggtgttcaccttcaaacacctagttgtttcagatagttcactagaaataacgactttttccaattactttcttttttctgtgtgaccgtttttttatattgaagtgtaaagtgtaatgtttcacctcctaaagcagctctggggggggggggtcaccaaccctgtaaagtgttctaaattgatacatttagttgatacatttcttatctttgtccctgctgagctgaatctctgggtttcattataggcaACGGTTAGGCTTGTGTCACATGGGtagatttgggaagatttagtcgcctggcaactaatcagcTCTTCgcctgggcaacaatctccccgaactgcctttgcgcgtcttcccgtccgctataatgaaaagtcgcctgccctAAAGCACACGCAGTGCttcgtttcctcgtgaggcaacttcggaaaacgaagcgccgtgtgtgctttagcgcaggcgactttttattatagcggacgggaagacacgcaaaggcattttggggagattgtctcccagacgaagaggagattagtcgcccgaatctGCCAGGGTGTCTCAAcccttagaattgatacaatagttgctaatactccagagatgctgctgattaaattatcaactaaatgttgcaaatttgtaacagattagagtctgcacctgaattactgagctgccagacagaaacaccagagacaggaaccttaCATTTTAAAcctagattttgaaaaaaacagtaaaaaataagtaatggaaagtaacagaaaaaaaagtctatttctagggaacaatctcaaaacaattgaactgaaaaaagtgtttggatggtgaacaaccaaacccaataggatggttttgcttccaaaaaggattaattatatattagtctggatcaagtacaaggtactgttttattatgacagagaaaaaggacatcttttttttttttaaaaaaaattggattatttggataaaatggcctatctgtaattcagagcttcctggataatgggttttcggataacgtatcccatacatgtatatcatGGTAACCTGATTATGGGCAATTGTCCCAGGCAATGCTGTTCTACTTAAGCAAAGGTTGCCTGGCCCAGCATATGAGAGAAGAAGCTCAACACACAACAAACCCATGAAAGGACAGTCAGATGTACTAGAACAGGATCCAGCGAAGCAGCAACACCCACTCTCTCTGCGCCTTCCACTGTCATCTGATCTATGCACCTGGAACTCATTAGGAAAAAGACAGTACCCTATAACCGCATCCGCTCTCAACATTAATACCCAACTAAGAGGTTTATGTGCTCACATAcaggcttttccagataagataAAAGCAAGAGGCTGAGAAGGTAAGCAAAGACGAAAAAGCCTTGCAACAACCTACAAGGCAGATGATAAAATATTCAGAGACACCAAAGTGTGTGCGAGGGAGCTCATTTTTCATGTTTCAGCTGGTCGGGACAGATAAATCTTTTAACAAGGTTTGTATTGGTCATATGTTCCCagttctttagaaaaaaaacacacacagacagcacCATTCTTCTGCTCACACTGCAAGATGAAAAGAGCTCTGTGCTAGCAGAATGCCACAGTGAGGTATGG encodes:
- the LOC494667 gene encoding uncharacterized protein LOC494667 produces the protein MTADKEKDKDKDRDRDREREKRDKNRDGENSRPRRSCTLEGGAKNYAESDHSEDDDNENNGTTAEEAGKKNKKKLPKKKSRYERATNGEITSFVTENDVVYKPGESAPGSLSCQTETPENQTLKEKETTEAFYCQ